A single Anatilimnocola floriformis DNA region contains:
- a CDS encoding tetratricopeptide repeat protein produces MQRKFLHDLKWLIVLAVAATSTGCAGMPGRDWFTSWKPSLPSPGATVAKEEKIAKAKDAKVEENTVAMEIARGRNFEKGGQLDKARKVYEDLRKKHPENYVIAHRLGVVADSERRHGEAEQLFMFALERQPNDAQIINDLGYCYYLQGKLTQAEPYARRAVALQPANSRFRNNLGLVLGHMGNVKEALVEFRAAGNEADAMFNMAFIYASQDRTDDSKACFRYALAIDPTHRRAREALASFEEYENKPAALRDQEMDLAENGGRWVPYQEGGSVQQASATAPLPQGRDAGKATRALQMQAKAVQSQNSAAQ; encoded by the coding sequence ATGCAACGCAAATTCCTTCACGACCTGAAGTGGCTGATCGTTCTCGCCGTGGCAGCGACCAGCACCGGCTGTGCCGGCATGCCAGGCCGCGATTGGTTCACCAGTTGGAAGCCTAGCTTGCCTTCGCCCGGCGCAACCGTTGCTAAGGAAGAGAAGATCGCCAAGGCCAAAGATGCCAAGGTCGAAGAAAATACGGTCGCGATGGAAATCGCCCGCGGCCGCAACTTTGAAAAGGGTGGTCAACTCGACAAGGCCCGCAAGGTGTATGAAGACCTGCGGAAGAAGCATCCGGAAAACTACGTCATTGCCCATCGCTTGGGCGTTGTCGCCGATTCGGAACGCCGCCACGGCGAAGCCGAGCAGCTGTTCATGTTTGCTCTCGAACGTCAGCCAAACGACGCTCAGATCATCAACGATCTCGGCTACTGCTACTACCTGCAAGGAAAGCTGACGCAAGCCGAGCCCTATGCCCGGCGGGCAGTCGCTTTGCAACCAGCCAACTCGCGGTTCCGCAATAACCTCGGTTTGGTCCTCGGTCACATGGGCAACGTCAAAGAAGCCCTGGTTGAATTCCGCGCTGCCGGCAACGAAGCCGATGCCATGTTCAACATGGCGTTCATCTATGCTTCGCAAGACCGAACGGACGATTCGAAGGCTTGCTTCCGCTATGCCCTCGCCATCGATCCGACTCACCGTCGTGCTCGCGAAGCTTTGGCGTCGTTCGAAGAATACGAAAACAAGCCCGCCGCGCTGCGTGATCAAGAAATGGATCTCGCCGAAAATGGCGGCCGCTGGGTGCCGTATCAAGAAGGCGGCAGCGTGCAACAAGCCTCGGCCACCGCACCTCTGCCGCAAGGCCGCGATGCCGGTAAGGCCACTCGCGCCTTGCAAATGCAAGCGAAAGCCGTGCAATCGCAGAACTCGGCAGCCCAGTAG